The window TGTCGGTAGCCCCGATCACGCCGCGGTGGGGCAGCAGTTGGTACGTCTATATCCTGCCGTACATCGAACAGCAGCCGTTGTTCGACAAGTGGCAATTCACCGGTTCGTCGGGAGCATTCAATACGACCAACAACACCGCCGCCACCGGCGTAGTGATCAAGGTATTCTTCTGCCCCAGTTCACCACTGAAGATGAAGGCCCCAGACCGCCAGACTGGGTCGACGTTCGCCACGTATGTAGGCGTGAGCGGCGCCGTAAACGGCCTCATGCCTGATTTCAACGAAACACGTGTTAACCCTCTGAGCTGCGCCGGCATTGTCAGCGGTGGCGGTGTGTTGATTCCCAACGGTGAACTGAAGTTTGGCGACATCAGTGATGGCAGCAGCAACACAATGTGCATCAGCGAGCAAGGGAACTACTTGAAGGATACAAGCGGAGTGCGGCAAGAGTGGAGAGCGTCTCAGACATGGGGCTGGTACTTGGGCGTGAAGTCGCCCGGTGTACCGCCAAACTTTGATAATACCGGCGGCGACAACCGCCAGCCGAACATGACCACGATCCGTTATCCGATCAATTACGCGCCGGCAGCCGGTTGGACCAATGACGTCGCTGGCCTGGGTGTGGGTATCAACGTGAACTGCGTGGGTGCCAATGTGCCGCTCAGCGGTGGCCATCCGGCCGGCGTGAATGCGGCGTTTGCGGATGGCTCGGTGCGGTTCGTCACCAACGCCACGCCGCTGGCTATTCTCGCCAACATGGCCACGCGCGACGACGGCGTGCCGCTGTCGCAGTAAGTTCAGTTCCGCCGTCTCTAGAAGTGACTTTCCATGCAACGTTTTGTTCTGGTCTTGATGCTCGCGCTCGCGTTTTGCACCGGCTGCGCAAAGAAAGGGCCGAAGTTTTTTCCCGTCAGTGGCACGGTGACGCTCGATGGTCAGCCGCTGCCGGAAGGCACGATTCACTTCAAATCGACGGCGACCGGCGGCTTGCCGGAATCGTTGCCGGTTAAAGACGGGAAGTTCGCCGGCAAGGCCGTGGAAGGAGCTTGTCGCGTGGAAGTGACCGCCTATCGGCAGATTCCGATCGCAGGCGAAATGGGCGGCTCCGTGCAGGA is drawn from Anatilimnocola floriformis and contains these coding sequences:
- a CDS encoding DUF1559 domain-containing protein, with the protein product MSFSSRRQGFTLVELLVVIAIIGVLVALLLPAVQAAREAARRMQCANHQKQLALGMQNFHDTLRRLPPGGAMDQAPFGTDLSVAPITPRWGSSWYVYILPYIEQQPLFDKWQFTGSSGAFNTTNNTAATGVVIKVFFCPSSPLKMKAPDRQTGSTFATYVGVSGAVNGLMPDFNETRVNPLSCAGIVSGGGVLIPNGELKFGDISDGSSNTMCISEQGNYLKDTSGVRQEWRASQTWGWYLGVKSPGVPPNFDNTGGDNRQPNMTTIRYPINYAPAAGWTNDVAGLGVGINVNCVGANVPLSGGHPAGVNAAFADGSVRFVTNATPLAILANMATRDDGVPLSQ